GAAGTCGAACGAGAGCTCGAATTCTAAGTAAAAAGGCGGGTAGGTGCGAACCAAGGTCATATGCTTTAGCAGCTACATTAGCAGCAATGTGAGCTGATATCTTCCTTATACTGGAAAATGGAGGATAAATCATTCCCTTGTCGTAATGTTCTTGTGTCACTTGACCAGCCAAAGCCTCAGCTGTTTCGAATAAAACAACACAGGGATTAGCAATAAAAAGGTTTATTCACTCATGCTTGTTTCCTTCTTATTGATGCTGACCATTTCAAAGTATTGTGATTCGATAGTAGCGTTCTAGTTCACGGTTTTTTACTTACAAGCTGCCAAAAGCATATCATCGTGCACACGAATGGCTCCAGATATGACCAACCCAAACCCGAGACCGGGGAATATGTATGCGTTGTTTGCCTGATTTCACAGAGAAGAATAAGTTTGAGAATCGTTCGTAATAAGAAGCAAATCGAACACGGTTCAGCaaacaaaaaagaaatgaaaccTGGCCAGGTACAAAAGTTTTTCCATCATATTTCACAGGGTCAAATGGACTTCCGCTGGTGAAAATAGCACGACCCTTTAGAAAAAAACAAGGAACAANAGCTGTTTCGAATAAAACAACACAGGGATTAGCAATAAAAAGGTTTATTCACTCATGCTTGTTTCCTTCTTATTGATGCTGACCATTTCAAAGTATTGTGATTCGATAGTAGCGTTCTAGTTCACGGTTTTTTACTTACAAGCTGCCAAAAGCATATCATCGTGCACACGAATGGCTCCAGATATGACCAACCCAAACCCGAGACCGGGGAATATGTATGCGTTGTTTGCCTGATTTCACAGAGAAGAATAAGTTTGAGAATCGTTCGTAATAAGAAGCAAATCGAACACGGTTCAGCaaacaaaaaagaaatgaaaccTGGCCAGGTACAAAAGTTTTTCCATCATATTTCACAGGGTCAAATGGACTTCCGCTGGTGAAAATAGCACGACCCTTTAGAAAAAAACAAGGAACAAAAGATGGAGTGCTGGTTAAAATACTACATCGATGAGATTTACTGCCAGAAATATCAACGCCTTCAAACTCAGCAAACCTCAGTCCATTCGTAAGCTTGTTCGGCAGTGCACTCAGCTTGTGAGGTTGGATTGGAAAGGGCCATTATGAGAGGTCTCTGAGGCATTAAAATCATATGCTAATATCAATTTTCGATCAACATTTTTTTCCAAGAGGAGAGAAAAAGTAGAACAATAATATACCTTATTGAAGGAGGCCATAGCCTCGACCACCTCCTTCGTAAATGTTTTTCCGACACCAGAAGTTCCAATTAAGGCTGTTGGCTTGATAGCCTAAAGTGAAGTTCAGGAGAAATTATCAGAGGAAAAATTGAGTATCTGCATTGAAAAATGGCATCAAAGAATGAATTTACCAACCTTGACAGCATCTAAGAGATTGTTAATCGGTTCGTGCTCATGAGCCCACGGTTTCTTGAAATGTTGAAGAGATTCCTTACGAGAATTAACGATCAAACCCTACATGATCGTATACACACAAGCATGTCAATGTATGGCAAAGAATTACCAGAGGATATAATGATAGATTCAGATATCCTGTTGTCAGTAGGTGGTACCTTCGAGTCCACGAGCCAGATATTTTTGCGAGTTTCTTCCACAGACACACCATTAGCCTGAGTAACACAAAACACACCAAGGTCCAATAATTCCCTATTTTTACAGTCACAGTAATATTTCACCTCACTGTTTAACTGACCTGTTTTGACATTTCAAGGGCTATAAGCTCTGCTATCCCGGTTCCAGCCTGCAATTGGAAAAGTTACCTTAAGCAGCTATGGACGATTTTTTCTCTGTGAAGTTAATAAATTTTAGTGGCGTAAGAAAATTGGATCTGAGTTTATATAATTACTTCTCCAGCACCAAAAAACAAGAACGTGTGATCAGCTAAGGTACCCCCAAGCAGCTCAAGTGATGCAACAAGCCCCGAAAGCACCACAGATGCTGTCCCCTGCAATAAAAGGGATCACAAATTTAATGTTATATAGAAATTTCAAAGCTGTATCAACCAAAAATTTGCGACATACCTGTATATCATCATTAAAGACCAAATGGGTAGTTCCATATCTCGCCAACAGCTCAAACGCATTGTGGTTGGCAAAATCTTCAAACTGCAATGACGTTAAAAATGCATCAATATTAGAAAATGCGAAGGCGTGAAACAGATGTGAGTGCAAACTAGTTTGGAGCAACAATCATCGCCCCTGCGTGATTGCTAATGCAACACGACAACTAATAGATGTTGTGAGTGCTACTGTAAAGTTTAAAAGATTAGGGTCGTGTTTGCTACCAGCTACAACTTTTGTTACAAAGCCAGATGCATTATACGGTAAAAGTATTAGGAATCACTAACCTGAACAAGAACCTTTTCACCATAGTTTTGCTTCACAGCACTCATGAACTCATGCAACAGGTCGAAATATTCCTGAAAAGATGTAAAGTATTAGCTTTCGACATGATAAAAGTAGATGACAAGATTCAAAGTTCAACAGATATGCAGGAGTAACCTGCCCGGTTGCCCTTTTTTGCCTGAGCCCGATGTAGAACTCATCCTTTAAAAGTGTCTCATTGTTTGTCCCCACGTCGATTGTTACTGGTAGACACTACTCAAAAAAGCCAATTTTTTTCCAATCAGAACCAATTTCTGAACAATCAACAGAAGTAAATTTAATAGAGTACTGAGAATGGTTTCAAAATGTCATTTCCTGATGGTAATACTTACCGCCGAAGGTCTTACACCCCCAAGTGCTGTGTACAAAGCTAGTTTCCCCACCGGTATTCCCATTCCCTGTAACATAATATCAATAGTCCAATTAAAAACAACACACTTATCACAGCACACCCTGATGTACTAATGTGAAAATACATCTCTAGTAAGTTCCTGGTTAGCGTATATAAGTCTATCATATTACCTGGCAGCCAAGATCCCCGAGTCCCAAAATCCTTTCACCATCAGTCACAACAATTACTTGAATGGACCTCTCGGGCCAGTTCCTCAGAACTTCGAGAATTTTTCCCCTGCACATTTCACGAACTTGAATTTCTAGCCAAAACTAGGTCATGTAAATTGTGTAGT
This is a stretch of genomic DNA from Primulina huaijiensis isolate GDHJ02 unplaced genomic scaffold, ASM1229523v2 scaffold43391, whole genome shotgun sequence. It encodes these proteins:
- the LOC140970252 gene encoding NADP-dependent malic enzyme-like; protein product: MENIFKEKRGGESVLDLSPKATVGGGVEDVYGEDRATEDQLVTPWTFSVASGYSLLRDPHHNKGLAFTEKERDAHYLRGLLPPVVSSQELQEKKIMHSIRQYDVPLYKYVAMMELEERNERLFYKLLIDNVEELLPVVYTPTVGEACQKYGSIFKRPQGLYISLKEKGKILEVLRNWPERSIQVIVVTDGERILGLGDLGCQGMGIPVGKLALYTALGGVRPSACLPVTIDVGTNNETLLKDEFYIGLRQKRATGQEYFDLLHEFMSAVKQNYGEKVLVQFEDFANHNAFELLARYGTTHLVFNDDIQGTASVVLSGLVASLELLGGTLADHTFLFFGAGEAGTGIAELIALEMSKQANGVSVEETRKNIWLVDSKGLIVNSRKESLQHFKKPWAHEHEPINNLLDAVKAIKPTALIGTSGVGKTFTKEVVEAMASFNKRPLIMALSNPTSQAECTAEQAYEWTEGRAIFTSGSPFDPVKYDGKTFVPGQANNAYIFPGLGFGLVISGAIRVHDDMLLAASEALAGQVTQEHYDKGMIYPPFSSIRKISAHIAANVAAKAYDLGLATRLPRPADLVKYAESCMYTPNYRSYR